One genomic segment of Primulina tabacum isolate GXHZ01 chromosome 9, ASM2559414v2, whole genome shotgun sequence includes these proteins:
- the LOC142556376 gene encoding uncharacterized protein LOC142556376, which translates to MASIPKTAVSPAHDFIRSTRSSQHPIICSVHLRYRTPASAIVFSSSNLSMRFDHPIRSPSLIVKCSRIDGNGSSAEKTSLHDLYEKEGQSPWYDNLCRPVTDLIPFIQIGVRGVTSNPAIFQKAISTSSAYNDQFSELVRSGKDIESAYWELVVKDIQDACKLFESIYDQTDGGDGYVSVEVSPRLADDSENTIEAAKWLHRWVDRPNVYIKIPATASCIPSIKEVIARGISVNVTLIFSLARYEAVIDAYLDGLEASGLSDLSRVTSVASFFVSRVDTLVDKMLEKIGTPEALDLRGKAANAQATLAYQLYQKKFSGTRWDSLVKKGAKKQRLLWASTSVKNPAYPDTLYVAPLIGPDTVSTMPDQALQAFIHHGSVARTIDSKVSEAEGIYGALEKLGIDWGYVGSQLELEGVDAFKKSFDSLLDILQEKANSLKLVGL; encoded by the exons ATGGCTTCCATTCCTAAGACCGCAGTTTCCCCAGCCCATGATTTTATTCGCAGCACCAGATCTTCACAGCACCCCATCATTTGCTCTGTTCATCTCCGCTACCGAACCCCTGCTTCTGCTATTGTATTTTCATCTTCAAACTTAAGCATGCGCTTCGACCACCCCATTCGATCCCCCTCTTTGAT CGTCAAATGCTCAAGAATTGATGGGAATGGAAGCAGTGCCGAGAAAACCAGTCTTCATGATCTTTATGAGAAGGAAGGGCAGAGCCCATGGTATGATAATCTATGCCGTCCTGTTACGGATCTTATCCCATTTATCCAAATTGGTGTCAGGGGCGTAACCAGCAATCCAGCG ATCTTCCAGAAAGCAATATCAACTTCTAGTGCATATAATGATCAATTCAG CGAGCTTGTTCGATCTGGAAAAGACATAGAAAGTGCGTACTGGGAACTTGTGGTGAAAGATATCCAAGATGCATGCAAACTGTTTGAGTCAATTTATGATCAAACAGATGGGGGTGATGGATATGTTTCTGTCGAAGTTTCACCCAGGCTTGCTGATGATTCTGAGAACACAATAGAGGCTGCTAAATGGCTTCATCGATGGGTTGATCGTCCTAATGTCTATATAAAAATTCCCGCCACAGCTTCGTGTATCCCTTCCATTAAGGAAGTCATTGCACGAGGAATAAGTGTTAACGTGACA CTGATATTCTCGCTTGCTAGATATGAAGCAGTGATTGATGCTTACCTGGACGGTCTCGAGGCGTCTGGGCTCAGCGATCTTTCCCGAGTGACAAGTGTTGCTTCTTTCTTTGTTAGTCGAGTTGATACCCTAGTTGACAAGATGCTGGAGAAAATTGGAACACCTGAGGCACTTGATCTCAGAGGGAAG GCTGCGAATGCTCAAGCAACTCTCGCCTACCAGCTATACCAGAAGAAATTCTCTGGTACAAGATGGGACTCTCTGGTAAAGAAAGGAGCCAAAAAGCAGAGGCTTCTGTGGGCCTCAACTAGTGTTAAGAATCCAGCTTATCCGGACACTCTATATGTGGCTCCTCTCATTGGACCAGACACT GTGTCCACCATGCCTGATCAAGCACTCCAAGCATTTATTCATCATGGTTCTGTGGCAAGGACAATTGACTCTAAAGTGTCCGAAGCTGAAGGTATATATGGTGCCCTCGAGAAGTTGGGAATCGACTGGGGCTATGTTGGTTCGCAGCTTGAGCTGGAAGGAGTGGATGCCTTTAAGAAGAGCTTCGATAGCTTGCTTGACATCCTGCAAGAGAAAGCAAATTCTCTTAAACTAGTCGGTCTCTGA